The genomic stretch CATCACTGAAGAAATGGCCCTGGCCTCAGGTGTACCCGTTCCTCCCGTATATGTGATGGATAATGAACCGAACATCAACGCGTTTGCGGCAGGGCACGAACCGGGCGACGCAGTCATCGGCGTGTCAGCAGGCAGTCTCAAATATCTCGACCGGGATGAGCTGCAAGGGGTGATTGCCCACGAGTTCAGCCATATTCTTAATGGTGACATGCGTCTGAACCTCCGCCTGATCGGAATTTTGCACGGTATCCTTGTGCTGGCAATTATCGGCTGGCGCGTGATTCACCTGATGAGATTCTCAGGAGGAAGTCGTAACAAGAAGGGGGATAATGCAGGCATGGCGATCTTGCTCGTCGGTGTCGGACTGTTAGGCGTCGGTTCCATAGGGTTATTGTTCGGCAAGCTGATTAAGAGTGCTGTATCTCGGCAACGCGAGTACCTAGCTGATGCATCAGCAGTCCAGTTCACCCGGCTTCCGGACGGCATCGCTGGCGCGTTGAAGAAGATTGGTGGCCGACCGGAGACCTCGGAAATCAAAGATGCACATGCCGAAGAAATCAGCCACATGTTTTTCGGCAGTGCTTTTGGCAGTCATAATGCTCAATTCTTTGCAACGCATCCACCGCTGGTTGATCGGATTCAGCGCATTGACCCTTCGTTCAAAGGGCAGTTCCCGGAGCGGGTTGAGCCGGTAAAGATTACGCGTACCTCTCTCAATGATGAAGTACAGACGAAATCAAAGCCGAGCAAACCCGCCGGAGCCATCCTCCCAGCAGGTACGCCCACACCCGTCGATCCTACCGGCGTACTGGGGCAGATAGGACTGCCGGATATGGATAAAATTCATTATACAGCGATGCTGTTGGAAAGCATACCGGAGCCGCTGCGTAATGCAGCTCACGAGCCGTACGGGGCACGAGCCGTGATTTACGCAATGTTGCTTGACCGCGATGCAGCGATGCGCAGGCAGCAGCTGGACACATTACGACCGAAAGCTGAGGCACTTTCGTATCAAGAGACGGAACGCATGGCTCTTCGGATTGACCAGTTGCCCAATTCGGCCCGACTGCCATTGGTCGAGACGACGTTTCCGGCACTCAAAAAGCTTTCTCAGGAGCAGTATGGCCGGTTCAGGAAGAACGTCAAAAGCCTGATACAGGCCGATGAAAAAGTAGATCTGCTGGAATACACAGTACACATAATGCTGCTGCGAAACCTGGATGTTCATTTTGGGTTAACCAAGCCAGTGGCTGTTCGACATCGACGACTCAATCCGCTACTGCCGTCATTGATTCGCCTTCTCTCAATGCTGGCTTATGGGGGCCAGACAGACGAGGAGGAGGTACAACGGGCTTTTAACAAGGGGATGAGTCAAATCGAACGAACCGGTACGCTGTTAGCCAAGACAGATTGCCCATTGGATAAGTTGGACACCACGTTGAGTATCCTGGCCGAGGCCGCCCCGAGCGTAAAAAAACAGATTTTCGCTGCCTGTGTGGCCTGCGTGGCTGCTGACGGCAAAATCACTCCTCGCGAGGGCGAACTGCTTCATGCCGTGGCAGCCAACCTGGGTCTGCCAATGCCACCATTGAAGGCCATCGGCCATGACAGGGTAAAACCATCGTAATGATTGATGAATTGACACTGAAAAACACAATATTTTTTTGAAATGATCCGGTATACGAAGGGAATCTTTTTTATGAGGCGGTATAATGATTAATCTGATCCAGCAGCTGGACCCGGTTATGCAGGCGTTTTTGGCAACCCTCTTTACCTGGGCCGTGACAACCGCAGGGGCGGCAGTCGTCTTTTTCACGAAAACAGTCAATCAGAGGTTTATGGACGCAATGCTCGGCTTTGCTGCCGGAGTAATGATCGCCGCAAGTTTCTGGTCGCTGCTCGCGCCTGGCCTGGAAATGGCTGAACAACTCGGGCATACTCCTTGGCTGACGGCAGTCATCGGTTTTATGGGAGGGGGTATTTTTATGCGGCTGATTGATTACTTTCTGCCCCATCTGCATCCCGGTTTTGATCTAAAAAACAGTGAAGGAGTAAAAACCTCGTGGCAGCGCAGCACTCTGCTGGTTCTTGCCATAACCCTGCACAATATTCCGGAGGGATTAGCGGTCGGAGTCGCCTTCGGCGCAGTAGCAGCCGGCCTGCCAGCCGCCACTATCGGCGGGGCTATTGCCTTGGCTATCGGCATCGGTATTCAAAATTTTCCTGAAGGTGCTGTTGTGGCAATGCCCCTCAGGAGAGAAGGGTTGAGCAAGAGGAAAAGTTTTTTTCTGGGAATGGCCTCCGGTCTGGTCGAGCCTGTTGCGGGCGTGATCGGAGCAATTTTTGTATTGAAAATACAGAATATTCTTCCCTATGCACTTTGTTTTTCCGCCGGTGCCATGATTTTTGTTGTTGTGGAGGAACTGATCCCGGAATCGCAGCGGATTGAGGCGAATATTGATCTGGTCACCATGATGACTCTGATCGGCTTTTCAGTGATGATGGTCCTTGATGTGGCATTAGGGTGAGCGTTCGGCTGGAATATTTAGGAATCCCCCAAAAAATAAAATTCCTCGAGAATTAGCTAAGCAAGCTCATAGACCATTCGGAAAAGAATACGGCTTCCCTCAGGCTTATTCATATCAAAAAACTCTATTCTGATCTGCGTCTTCGAACGCCAGGCGCGGTAGACGTTACACTGCGCTAAGGCATGCTCCTGCTCTGTGGCATCCTCCATGCGCGAAAGGTCGTCCCGGACCATATGTAGCAGGCCCTTTTCGTGGCGAGGCACCATATCAAAGGAAACAAGGGAGGCTCGGATTTCCAGACACGCATGTGATTTTGATGGTAGAGGACTGGTGCCTGATAAATGATCCTTCGGTTCCTGTAGCACACCGATTCCTTGACCTAAACACACCTCTTTCTCACAGCCTACGAGCAGTTTAACTGATCTTCCGGTCTCAGCTATTCTGTACTTCATTTCCTGGCAACCAACAACCCGGGCAAGCATTACAGTCCGGCCTTCTGGCAGGCGTTGGCCACGATCATATTCCTGTTACCTTGGATCTTCTCAATCATCCGGGCACGCTCGCACTCCCACATGTCCACCGGGTCCATCCTGTTCCACGCTTCAAAGAGCTTGACGTTCTTCCCCGAAATCACTCCGCGCTGGTAGGCTGATTCCATATACATGTAGGTACGGGCGATGTCACCATACTTTTCATCCGGCGGCTCAACCTTCTGGTCTTCAATTTCCACATTGCAGCTGCCGTACTCACGCAGCTCGCCTTGCAGCATGGCATAGCTGTAGTTGCTACGGTCGCCGTTGACCTCACCGATGGCCGGGACAAGATTGTACATATCTGCCGCCATGAGCTTAAACTGTTCATTGACTTTGGATGCGCATCGACGGCCTGCGTATGACTGGCCCTTGCTGCCCACACAGTCTGGGTGACCGTCGCGCCACTCCACAAAGCTCTGGCCAAAGGCTTCTGCCGGAACAATATGTTCCCATTCGACCCGGTTGGATCTGCTCTCATTCGTGCGGAAATGAAAGCCGCTGGTGCTATGGTCGAGCGTGAAATCTTCGTCAAAACTACTGCCGCAGTAGAAAGTAGTGAAGTACCCGGCTTTGATGTAGAGTTTCTTGAGCCGTGTCTTGGAGGTGGAAAAAGAGGTGATTGTGCTGTTTCCTTCTGTTACAGGCAGGTTCTTGATAGCGACCGTGCTGCTACCGCTGTTTTGCTCAGGATAGAAAACCGTATGAAGGGCGGGTGGAATATACTCCCGTAGTAGTTCCGGCGTGTTGCCTTTAAAGATCAGGAACGCCCCGGCAACAAGGATGATCAGAAGGGTGGTGACAATACTTTTCAACGAATTGGATTTCTTTTTTCGTGCAGCCATGCGGGATTCTCCTGATTGATTGTTTTTCTTCGGTCAGACGCAGCTGAGAGCTTGATGGACGTCATTATACAGCAAGCCGTCCTCTATTGATAGGGCGTAGGGCCATTTATTAACAGGAAGTATGCGCGATGCAGCATTGCCTTCAGTATTGCCTTTAGTACTGCCTTTAGCAATGACTGGAAGGCGTTGCGGCCAGCCTGTCATAACTGCATGCAACTGCTTATTGACAAGAAGATTTCATTCCTGTTACCCTTGCACAGGGAATCCTTCCTCCCAGAACCCTATCTGCTAACACATCAATCTTTCCCCCTTTTCCTGAGTACTATGGTGAACAAATGATCCAGATCGATCAATGTAAAAATGCCTTCCAAGCAGCGGCGCATGATGCCTTTGCCTACGAGGCCGCCTCTTTGAATCAGGTGCTGTTCGTTACCGATAGTGCCGAGCAAAGCAGAGCCTGATGAACATTGAATTACTGGCACCTGGAGGAGACATTGATTGCATAAAAGCCGCAATTATAGCCGGGGCAGATGCCATATATTGTGGCCTTGATAAATTTAATGCGAGAAACCGGGCTCAGAATATAGCTTTTGCAGATTTACATGGGATTTTAAGACTGGCCCATGCAAATGATTGTCAGGTTTTCCTCACCCTTAATATCATTATAGTTGAGAGCGAAATCCCGACCCTTATCCGTTTACTCAACAAATTAGTTAAGACCAAGATTGATGGCGTCATTGTTCAGGATTTTGGCATGCTGTATCTCCTTGGAAAATATTTTCCAGGGCTTAACATCCATGCCTCCACCCAGCTGACAACCCATAATGCAGGCCAGATAAAATTTTTAAGCAAACTCAAGGCCACCCGAGTTAACCTCTCACGGGAGCTTAGCCTTCACGAGATACAATCATTAGCTTCTGTTGGACATGAAAACAATATGTTAACGGAAGTGTTTGTCCACGGTTCTTACTGCATCTCTTTTTCAGGGCTTTGTTATTTCAGTTCGGTGCATGGAGGAAAATCAGGGAACCGGGGCAGATGCAGTCAACCGTGTCGAGATCAATATATAACGACAACTGTAGGAAAAGACTTCCCCCTTAATCTGAAAGATAATTCAGCCTATGCTGATCTCCAGGAACTGGCTGATGCTGGGGTTGACTCGGTTAAGATTGAAGGAAGAATAAAAAAGTTTCATTACGTCTATACGGTGGTCAAGGCCTGGAAAAAACAACTCATCAGGCTTGCTCAGCACGATAAGCTCATTACAGATAAAGATGAGCTCCACCAGGTCTTTAACCGAGAGTTTTCAAACGGATTTTTAGCGAGAGATATCAATAAAAGCATGTTTATTGATAATTCACGGGATAATTCGGCAATACGTCGTGCAGAAATAAAAGGCGGCTGCACCGATGAAAACATACAACAGGCTAAAAGAGAACTCTATGATCTGAAAACAGAAATAATACAGACTGTTCAAAAGGACATTGCACGATTAAGCATCGCAAAAGCACCTTTAACACTCGTTGTTTCAGGGGAAGTTGGTTCACCTTTAAAAATAGTTGTAAAAACGCCAGACACTTCATTTGCTGTTCTTTCAGACAGCCTTGCCCAAAAGAACAGGCACTGTGCGCAAGGTCTCAATGCTCAGATACTCTTAGAAAAATTTAAAGCCTTAAATGATACAGAGTATTTCATTCAGCATATAGATGGAGAACATCTTCAAGACGATCTTTTCATACCTTTCAAAGATATTGCAATCATACAGAAAAAAATATTATTTATCTTAAATGATTCAAAAAAAACTTTTCCCCCTGTGGACGTCCCTCTCTTGAAAAAGCCGCAGAACCTCAGCATACAACCCACGCTTTCTTTGCTCATATCGTCAGCAAGGGACCTGCATCATCTGACCAGCCTAATTAAGAGCAATGCAATTGAAGCAGATATATATTTTCAACTTCCTCAGAGTTTTAAAAGTAAATGCGCTGAGTTTATAGAAATTTTCGAGGCTTATAATATAAGCCCCTGGTTCCCCGCTGTTTTGATCGAAGAAGACTACCGTGATGCCGTAAAATTTTTGCACCAGCTGCAACCTCAACGACCTCAACATATTGTAACAGATAATACCGGCATAGCCTACGAAGCCTATCAAAAGGGAATTGCTTGGAGAGCAGGCCCCTCTCTGAATATTGTTAATTCCTTTAGCCTGTTATGTTTAAAAGAGCATTTCAACTGCTCCGGTGCATTTATTTCAAATGAGATCAGCAAGATCCAGATAAAGAGTATCAAAAAACCTGAGAATTTCAAACTGTACTACAGTATCTATCATCCGATTAACCTCGTAACGAGCAGACAATGCCTGTTTCATCAGGTCACAGGATGTCATAAAGATAGGATTGATGCTCACTGCAAACACTGTGAAAAAACTTCATCAATCAAGAATTTGAAGGGGAGGACTCTTTTTCTTGAAAAAACAAAAGGAAACTATCATTGTATCTATAATGAGGTTAATTTTTTAAATACTGATATTGTTACTGATGTGCCGAATCTTTTTTCCAGTTTCTTTATTGATTTAAGAAATATCACAACCAAGACCAACAGAGAAGTGGATACATCAACATTGATTAAACTTTTTAAAAATCATCTTAACGGCAATGTCGACGCAGTAAAAAACCTCAGGCAAAGCCTTCGCCCCACAACAGACATGCAATATAAAAAAGGAATCTAAATCTCAAAAAAACAGCTCTCCTTATGAATGAAGAACAAACGAGTGAAGAACAAAATAACGACCCCTTGCACGGTGTAACGTTAAAGGACATGGTTACGTACCTTGTTGATTGTTACGGCTGGGATAAATTGGGAGATTGGACAAGGATACGATGCTTTATCATCAATCCTACGCTGAACTCCAGTCTTAAATTCCTCCGAAGAACACCTTGGGCGAGGACAAAAGTTGAAAACTTATACGTTGTCACCAAATGGAATCAACAGCATAAAGCGAAAAGGGGAGGCAGGTCGAGATCGGAGTCATCATCATAATGATCTGATCAGGGAGAGCCGCATTACATGCTGCTCTCCTTGGCGTTACTGCTCAGATAGCAGGCATTCGTCTGAGGAAAATGCCTGCGTTTCGGTACGGTCAAGAAACTCTGTTCATTTTTATGACAGGCTGGCGAGCGCTTTCTGGTAATCCGGCTCTTCAGCGATTTCAGAAACCAGCTGCGTATAAATCACCTTTCCTTCCTCATCAATCACAACAATCGCCCTGGCAAAAAGTCCCGCCAGAGCGCTGTCAATAATACGGACGCCGTAGTCCTTACCGAAAGCGTCTGACCGCAATTCTGAAGCTGAAATAACGCTCTCCAGACCTTCTGCGCCGCAGAAACGGGCAAGGGCAAAAGGCAGATCCCTTGAAATGCAGAGCACTTCTGTGTTTTCAAGTTTGCCCGCTTCATCATTAAACCGGCGGACACTGGTTGCACATACCGGGGTGTCTATGCTGGGAAAAATATTGAGCACGAGCTTCTTTCCCTTATAATCAGCTAAGGAAGCGTCACTCATGTCAGTCTTTGTTAAGGTGAAATCAGGTGCGGCTTGTCCTACGGCTGGTAGCTCACCTGC from Candidatus Electrothrix communis encodes the following:
- a CDS encoding M48 family metallopeptidase is translated as MKHRRLHLINHYNGESIMDFFEQQDDARRRTSRLILLFSLAVVGIIVAVYVVVVFALNMQGSNAKHLGSVLPFSKSFLNPELFLLVALSTSGLIFLSSLYKIAQLSSGGEVVALMMDGRLVDSQTEDLAERRLLNITEEMALASGVPVPPVYVMDNEPNINAFAAGHEPGDAVIGVSAGSLKYLDRDELQGVIAHEFSHILNGDMRLNLRLIGILHGILVLAIIGWRVIHLMRFSGGSRNKKGDNAGMAILLVGVGLLGVGSIGLLFGKLIKSAVSRQREYLADASAVQFTRLPDGIAGALKKIGGRPETSEIKDAHAEEISHMFFGSAFGSHNAQFFATHPPLVDRIQRIDPSFKGQFPERVEPVKITRTSLNDEVQTKSKPSKPAGAILPAGTPTPVDPTGVLGQIGLPDMDKIHYTAMLLESIPEPLRNAAHEPYGARAVIYAMLLDRDAAMRRQQLDTLRPKAEALSYQETERMALRIDQLPNSARLPLVETTFPALKKLSQEQYGRFRKNVKSLIQADEKVDLLEYTVHIMLLRNLDVHFGLTKPVAVRHRRLNPLLPSLIRLLSMLAYGGQTDEEEVQRAFNKGMSQIERTGTLLAKTDCPLDKLDTTLSILAEAAPSVKKQIFAACVACVAADGKITPREGELLHAVAANLGLPMPPLKAIGHDRVKPS
- a CDS encoding ZIP family metal transporter translates to MINLIQQLDPVMQAFLATLFTWAVTTAGAAVVFFTKTVNQRFMDAMLGFAAGVMIAASFWSLLAPGLEMAEQLGHTPWLTAVIGFMGGGIFMRLIDYFLPHLHPGFDLKNSEGVKTSWQRSTLLVLAITLHNIPEGLAVGVAFGAVAAGLPAATIGGAIALAIGIGIQNFPEGAVVAMPLRREGLSKRKSFFLGMASGLVEPVAGVIGAIFVLKIQNILPYALCFSAGAMIFVVVEELIPESQRIEANIDLVTMMTLIGFSVMMVLDVALG
- a CDS encoding endonuclease translates to MAARKKKSNSLKSIVTTLLIILVAGAFLIFKGNTPELLREYIPPALHTVFYPEQNSGSSTVAIKNLPVTEGNSTITSFSTSKTRLKKLYIKAGYFTTFYCGSSFDEDFTLDHSTSGFHFRTNESRSNRVEWEHIVPAEAFGQSFVEWRDGHPDCVGSKGQSYAGRRCASKVNEQFKLMAADMYNLVPAIGEVNGDRSNYSYAMLQGELREYGSCNVEIEDQKVEPPDEKYGDIARTYMYMESAYQRGVISGKNVKLFEAWNRMDPVDMWECERARMIEKIQGNRNMIVANACQKAGL
- a CDS encoding peptidase U32 family protein, translating into MNIELLAPGGDIDCIKAAIIAGADAIYCGLDKFNARNRAQNIAFADLHGILRLAHANDCQVFLTLNIIIVESEIPTLIRLLNKLVKTKIDGVIVQDFGMLYLLGKYFPGLNIHASTQLTTHNAGQIKFLSKLKATRVNLSRELSLHEIQSLASVGHENNMLTEVFVHGSYCISFSGLCYFSSVHGGKSGNRGRCSQPCRDQYITTTVGKDFPLNLKDNSAYADLQELADAGVDSVKIEGRIKKFHYVYTVVKAWKKQLIRLAQHDKLITDKDELHQVFNREFSNGFLARDINKSMFIDNSRDNSAIRRAEIKGGCTDENIQQAKRELYDLKTEIIQTVQKDIARLSIAKAPLTLVVSGEVGSPLKIVVKTPDTSFAVLSDSLAQKNRHCAQGLNAQILLEKFKALNDTEYFIQHIDGEHLQDDLFIPFKDIAIIQKKILFILNDSKKTFPPVDVPLLKKPQNLSIQPTLSLLISSARDLHHLTSLIKSNAIEADIYFQLPQSFKSKCAEFIEIFEAYNISPWFPAVLIEEDYRDAVKFLHQLQPQRPQHIVTDNTGIAYEAYQKGIAWRAGPSLNIVNSFSLLCLKEHFNCSGAFISNEISKIQIKSIKKPENFKLYYSIYHPINLVTSRQCLFHQVTGCHKDRIDAHCKHCEKTSSIKNLKGRTLFLEKTKGNYHCIYNEVNFLNTDIVTDVPNLFSSFFIDLRNITTKTNREVDTSTLIKLFKNHLNGNVDAVKNLRQSLRPTTDMQYKKGI
- a CDS encoding VF530 family protein, with the protein product MNEEQTSEEQNNDPLHGVTLKDMVTYLVDCYGWDKLGDWTRIRCFIINPTLNSSLKFLRRTPWARTKVENLYVVTKWNQQHKAKRGGRSRSESSS
- the tpx gene encoding thiol peroxidase — protein: MAQVTFQGTPVNTAGELPAVGQAAPDFTLTKTDMSDASLADYKGKKLVLNIFPSIDTPVCATSVRRFNDEAGKLENTEVLCISRDLPFALARFCGAEGLESVISASELRSDAFGKDYGVRIIDSALAGLFARAIVVIDEEGKVIYTQLVSEIAEEPDYQKALASLS